GACTGAAGGGAAGGTGATCAGTGTTACTTGATTACATTTTCTAGACAATATCCCactgagtttgttttttaatttaatttgtatttccCATGATGTGTCTGCCTTGTTCTGCAAGCATTTGAGAGTAATTAAAATACACACTGTCTAAATCATCATATTAGATAACTGTAAAGCTAGGAGTTTCTTATTACTCCTATAATTGAAATGTGGTCAGCCAAACAGAATCACTGGCAGACTGTCCACCACACCAGTGCTCACCTCATTCAcccagcagaacagcagctccaGCATACAGGCATTGCACTGAGACATGCATTCAGAATGCATGGAGAAGCTGTGCTCCAGTGTCCTTCTTTAGTGCCTCATCTTAAAGCATGTTCTTCTTTAAAAGGGGCTGTCATCATTATGAAAATGTCCAAATTACATTAGTGTTACTAAGTAAGATTTTCTTCAGATTATTTAATGCATTTGTAATATAAGCATTTATGCACTTATATTTAATATGAAATATACTTAATATATTTACTGTAGTATTTATTAGTATATTTATATCTGTTGTTATTATGAACAGTAATAGTAACCAAACccacacagagaaaaaagggggaaaaattgtaaagcttttgcttttccattctttgaGCCAAGCTCAGTCAGGGTGGGCAAGCCAGCTGTGGCTGGCTTCCCCTTTGGAGAGCGTTAAGTTCTTGAACTGAGATGAGTTAGTCCTGAGAGTGAACACAAGAAATTAACCATGAAGCATTCATGAAGGATGGAGATAATTCAGTGAAGAGTAGAAAGGGTGACCTGCAGAcatgtcagcctcacctctgtgctgaggAAGATCCTCTTGGAAACTATGCTAAGGCATGTAGCAAGAAGGAGGGGATATGAGACAGCCTGcgtggcttcaccaagggtaGGTTCTGCCTGACCAACCCGGAGGCCTTCTTTGGTGGCATAACTGCATCAGTAAACAAGGAAAGACCCACTGATATCATCTGTCAGGACTTCAGAGAGGCCTTTGATGTGGTGccccataacatccttctctctgaaTTGGAAAGATAAGGATTTAATGAGATGAGGATGGCAATGTGAGATCACACCCACAGAGAAGTGCCCAATGGCTCAGTGAccagatggagatcagtgatgagaGGTGTCCCTCAGGGTCAGTACTGctcttcagtatcttcatcaatgacgCCAACAGTGGGttaagtgcaccctcagcagtttgcagatgGGTGGTGTAATGGACGCAGCCTGGGAACGGGGAATGGGATGCCATCAGAGAGActagacaggctgagcagtgggcccaggtgaacccCACGGTGTCCCCCACAGGGAAGAATTCTATCTCAGTGTCTGGTAGACTGGAGTTTCACACCGGGAGCATCTGTCTAAAGCAGGTACCTGTAGACGAGCGGTGTATGATGTTGTTCCCTGTTTGACTTCTGTCGTTTTTCAGCCGACATTCCTTCCCTGTCTCACCTTTGTCGCCTTGAGATTCGGTCCACCTTAGGGAGTGAACGGCTGCGATCTGACCGGTTTATCCGGGCTTTGCCCTTGCCAGTCTGCCTGCAGGACGACCTGCTGTACCTAAACCTGCTGCATGTCAGCACTGTGGCGGAAGCAGAGGAGAACCTGAGGCACAGTGAGGAGGGagctccctctgctgctgcctccagctccGACGGCACAGAGCAGGGGGACGCCGGTAATTCCCCTGCTAGGTGATGGCACTGCCGGCGACTGAACTCGGTGGCTGCAGACATTGTAAAGGCAGTAAGCAGACAACAGAGACCTGCTGTAAGTCACTTTGCAGTCGTAAGTCTTTTCATGCTGTAGTTTTATGTGTTGGGAAGTTTGTTGAAAGTTCAAGGATGTGCTCATCAAAAAGTCTGTTGGAGCCTCCTAAGTctgcagatgttttcttttccgGTTTTGAAAGGAATTTATAACTCTTACGGAGTAAAATTACCTTGTTCAGTGAACAGAGGCTGTATATAATAGCTGAAGTCTATTTGTTCAGGCACTGTTAATGGACACTGCACTCCGAGTATGGCACATACCAAATGAAATGTCTGGAAGTCGAGGACCAGTATTGTTAAGATACTGttaagaatttcttttgttgAGGAGTGATCTAATTAAACCAGATAGAAAactaatgagaaagaaaattggttttcttccttctgtctgcATTCAGCACTTGAAATGCTGTTCTTTTGCCATCATTTTCAGTCATCTTTCAGAGCATCTTTCTATTCCACATCCTTTGAAACTGCTCCTGCTTGTGTTACCAAGCTGCTGCTCTTGTCACTATTTTTCTAATTAGTGAAAAGCAGATCACTGCCTATAAAGATGACAAGGTTTCTGCCTTACTCAGTGACTAAAATACACCAGTGTCTTTAAAACTGTTTGTAACTTTGATTCCGAGTAGTAATTCCTTAAGAATACTCCCCACACCTCAAACATGTTTACAGTTAGCACTGAACTCTGTGTgaactgcatttaaaatgttgAGAAAAGTCTGGAGCTTTCTGCTCAAATTTACTGTGTGACATAGGTCAGAGTTTGTGTTCTTTAGTAACAAAATTGATTATGGAATAAAGGTAATCCATATCTCTGAATGGGATTTCTTGCATAAAATCTGATTAgcttttgatctttttttaaaaatacttctgtacCATGCTACATCAAGCTGCATGTTTTCATTATCCGTGTACAATGCATTTTTGCAGTCATTATCAGTGGATTTTCTTTGTGTTAGCAGCCCCTTCATAACGAAGGacatataaggaaaaaaatgacgTTGAAGACTTCTTACCATTTTCATGCTGGTTTCGTTTTATGCTCCATCTGCACCTAACTGGGAAAGGGGCAGCTCTGccacatcaacagcccttcccagGTTGGGTGAAAATGGCTGTGGGGAGGCCAGGAGAGCCCCTGCTCCTCTATGGAGGAAATTCCCACTTGGAATGTGGGGAAAAGGACTCTCCCTTTGGAGGAAGTtctccccttgcttttaagaaaattcCTATGTGGGTTGCTGggaattttctctctctttgcagGGAGATCCTATTGGGGATTGTCAGGAAATTCCTTCCTCACATGTGAGGAAATTTCCACTACaaaatgccagaaaaaaattacctcattttaaaggaaatttccCCAAGAAATACTAGAAATTCCTCCCTTGCCTCCCAAGTGTGGGAGGCACAATTACCACTTGGGCTACCAGGTAATTACCACCTCCCTTTGACAGAAATTTCTATGTGGAAGGCCAAGACCTCCCCCCTCCCGTGACACCGGATGAAATTCCCACTTTGATTAATATTTACTTTCTCCACACTTGGAGGAAGACGCCCTGTGGAATAGCAGGAACTTCCCTCTGCTTTGGAGAAAATTGCCATTGTGAGTGCAAAGAAGGGGGAAAGTTCCTCCTTGTAAACTCTTCCAATTGCACTTCCTTGCCCTCCCACCCCTTGCAGCCCCTGTCTGTGTGCATCCCCACTCAATGGGTTCCCAGCAGTGCACAAATGCACCCAGGCTGgtgtgagcagcagctcctgggctcACTGCATGCTCTCCTGTTTCATTGTCAAGGTACATTCCTTTCACTCCTTGCACTGGGTGCCCTCTACACTCAGCAGCTTGTAAATAACTCATTTCCCATATAGTAAGATACCCGTCCATGACCTTTGAGCCTGGTGGGGCTGGGTGACATTTCACAGGGGAGAGGCAGCCCGAGGAACAGGAACAGTTACAGTGCTGTGCCAGcatgggcacagcagcagagcaaaaatGGCTTGAAGTAATGAGATTTGCCCAAGCTGTCTACTTTCCCTGTACTTGATTTGCAAACCTTTAAcctatggggctgggatggaTTTTGCAGAGGGCTCTGCAAGGGAGAGGAGCTGGGGCAGGACTCCAGGGGCCGGGGCAGGATGCCATGCAGGCATGCTgctgcaggggagggcagcatgagTTGCTGCCAGGGGAGATTGCTCTTCCCAACTCTGCCTGGCTTCTCCCCTGGGCTCAGTGAGACATTGGAGCCCACATGCAGCCTTCCCTCTTGTAGCCCACAGGTCCCGGCATCAAACATCCCCACAACCACAAGGACACGACACCGCTGTACAAAAATCCCTCTTTCAATGAACTGAAAGAACAATCGCGTCTCGCCGGAGTCGGTGGAGGTGCCAGGACACCTCTGGAAGCCCACTGCTGCCTTTGCTCTAGGAACGCCCTCATCCTGAAGATGTGAAGCTGGTGCCATCTCCACCAGGCTCACTGGTAGTAGTTGCTGAAGGCATGAAGGATATACAGGAAGGTCGTGATGAAGGCGAAGAACTGCAGGAGAGGAGGAGCAAAAGCTGGAGTCAGCAGAGTCCCCACAGGGTACAACTCCATTGTCTCACTGTGTTCTCTATCTGGAGAAACCACTCAGCCAAGAGCTCCCTCCAGCCTCATAGAAGAAGCAAAGCCCCCACATTGCTCAGGATGTCCCTGAGCTGCTGAGCCCCAAGAACCCCCTTATGCTGGCTGCAGAGTGCAGTGGACAAAAGAAGCTGAGGCTGCTGGGTGATACAGGCTTGGGTTGGAGTGTCCCTGCCTTGGCAGTCATATTTGCTTCTGCATCTCCCCAGGAGAAGCTGCTGGTGTGCTTCTGGACTGACTCACCGATGCCGCACAGTTGAGCTGGTAGACTGGTGACCTGAATCCAAACTCGGAGTTGATTGTTGCGTTGGCTTGCAAGACAGCAGCACTCATGTACAGAATGGCTGTGGCACCGTGGTACAAACTATCCTGCAAAACAACGGAGTGGCATGGATCAAAAATCACTCTGCCTTCCTTTCTACCATTCACCCTGGGGACAAGGTGCTACTGTCCAGCCTCTGCATGCATGAGTGTACAGATAGGACGCGCACCTAGATGGGGGCTGGAACCAAGCACTGCCTGGCTGCTTCACAGCGTGCTCAACCCTCCTGCATCCACCCAAGGGAACCCATCTCCAGCTGGAAAAGCACAGAGCCCTGCCACAAGCTCACGGGTTGATGGGGAGGGAGGTGGGAACAGCTTCTGTCGCACCCTGAGCTCTTCTCCTTTGTTCTGTACTCCAAATGGGGCCGAAGGCGATGAAATGCCACGCAATGGAATAGCAAAGCCTCCCCCAGGCATTTCCAGGAAATGCTTCACTTTGTCCCCAGTGAGGAAAGGGACTCTTATTTGCAGACTGGCCAACCCATCTCCAGCTGCTGCTACCACCCACCTCTGCCCATTTCTGAGCCCATCCTTACCAGCACTTTCcagttgttgctgtttttgtgaAGGCCGAAGAGGTAACTTACGAGGAGCAACAGGGAGATGAGGCAGGAGGTGAGGGACACGTACATAacccatccctgcagcagtgggaaggagACTGAGGTAGCAGCAACAAGGATCCAAACCCAGGCCCCGCAGATCTGGGAGACAAACACAGGCACTTCTAGTGAGCACAGGATGGGGAAATGCCTTTCTTCTCCCTGCGTCCTTACATACATCCTTCTCAGATCAGCCTTCACCTTCGGGCAGTGCAACACGGCCTCCGTGCAGGGCATCCCTGGaccagcagcagcatcacaaGCTGGCACAAGTTGCTCTGAATGCTCTTGGGAAATACCTCCCAGTGTTTCTTACAAAAAGGAAGTCATGGCTGCTTTGTTTGACAGAAGGAAAAGCCTCACCCTGAGGGCTTCGGCAAGAAGCCAGAAGCTTTTATCTCGGAAATGTGAACCACTGATGtcagcccagccctgcctgcctaTTAATCTCCTGGGCCTTAAATCACAGCACAAGGAAGTTGTCTCCTGACTTCACATAGCAGCCCAGAATGAGTCGCTTGCTCCATTTCCACCTCAGATAATTACTGAGCAGAATATAGCATGCAGGGCCGCTTCGATGAGCTCTCGCCAGCCGTGCTGGTCAGCCTCCCTGGTTCACACTGACTGCACCCACGAGGTGTGGATTTTGTGTGCTGCTGGTACCACATCGTGGCAATGAGCTGCTGGGCCCTGTGTCAAAGTACAGCTGCAGCTACTGCAGCCAGTCAGGCTGGATGCCCTCTGGACTCAGTCACAACGTGAAGATGTATGGAATTTTATACAGTACAAGAAGCCCACTTGCCTATAGCCCCTCGAGACCTCTGAAAGACTTAATACAAAGAACAACATGCCTTTAATTATAAGCACACAGCACTCTTCAGCCTTTCTTAGCTAGCTGGCAGCCCCCTGTgcaggctctgtgctggtgctgtAGCTCAGCTGGTCCTCAGGGTGCGCCGAGAACAGCGTAGCCAAGAAGAGTACCTCCGTGTGTTCAGGAtaagccaaaagaaaagaaggtcCTTTCCATTCAGGCTCTTTGCAGGATCCTTCAAAGACTACTCCCAAAGTGTTAACCCCAGCGTTCCCTAAGGTCGCTACCTAGgtggcagagcacagcaaagcTGAGGGTACTCACTATCTCCGGCAGGATGAAGGCGtagggaatggttttaaagacGACCGGTCCGGAGGGCAGGGTGGACTGCGAGGCGGCTGCAGTGGGAGATGCTGATGCCATCGCTCCTCAGCTGACGCCGTGGCCGCTCGGGCTCTGCTAGGCTCGCATGTGTCAGTGCTGCACCACTCCCTGCGGGCTTTTAGCTGACACACCCGCGGGGACGTAATCGCAGAGACCAGCCCAGACTGGCACCACGCTGCTTCCTCCAGTCAAAGGAGTGCTCACTAACCCTCCAGTTACCTCCTAATGCACCCTGATGTCAGCACGGGGACGGGATGGGCTCCCAGacctgccagcactgccactggCAGCAGCACACGGTCAATTGAACGAGAAACGACAAAGAATCCACGCCATaccagcacagaaatgtttcctacaGTCCGATTTTGTCCTTGGCACTCTCTCAAGTGTGAAGTATTTTCGTTTCCACTCTCTTTGCCTCCTCCCCTTTCTGCTCAGGTTTCTGCTTGTTGTTCAGAAGAATCCCCCACACCCAAAGGACATATCCAACCCTTGAATACTTACAGCCTGCCACAGCCTTGACAAACATTTTCTACAGGCAGCTCAATGCACTGGTGAAAGATGGGAGAGTTTGTTTGCTCGGAAGAACATCCACTAAGAGACAGCTTTGATTTCCAGCTCCTTGTGGCTGCGCTTTGGATTCAATGAAGGCACTATTTGTTCTGCCTCAGCCACTCAAGAAGTGTAGGAAATAACCAAAGGAATAAAAACCTGAAGGTGGTATCTCTGGCCTATGTCACAGAGTAGACAGAAAGACTCCACCAACTTGGGCAATACTCTGCAGCAAGGGGAGGATGATATCATATATCTCTATGAGAAGGGCCAAATTTAGCCCTCAGAATTTGGCTTCCAGGCTCCTGAGCAATACAGAGTAGAATCAAATCCATGATGAGGAACATCATCTGAACCTGTCCTAGGCCAGGGGAATGTGCTTTGTAGGACTTCCAAAGGCTCCAGTTTACAAGTGCTATCAGTGAGGACTGCCCTTGGGCTTTACAGTGCTGTGATCATTGAAAgaccttattttaaaatatttcagatcaGTTTGGATGTAAATTCATGTGTGACTTGGTAAACGCTCACCTCATCGAACACTGTGGCAGTGTGCCCATCGCCATGGACAAAGCGTGCAGACATCCTCcagcacaaaagagcaaacagaTGAGTAACTTCCTACCGGGACTGCGTAGCACATAGGACCTGTGGTTACACAGTGCTCAGGGAAAAGAAGCCCTTAACATCATGGTCCATATGAGAAATACCCTGCAACTCATCAGCCTGCACTCGGAAGCCAGCACAAAGTGAGCTAACTCATGGTCTAGCCATGCAGAGGGGAATCGCAGCGTTCCCTGAATTCTCACCACCACTGATTTGTACTGGGTGGGGTCAGGCACACATTCCTGTGAATAACTCAACCTTTTCCTGAGTGAGAACGGAAAACAGTAAAACAGTCTAAATAAGGAGCAACCTGCCGTCTGCTGATTGGACAAGAGATTACTTTTTTCTTGACCTCGTTCCACAGCATTCTTAAAGATCGTGGCTGTTTTCCTTGCCTGCTACCAGTCCACTTGGGTGCTGAAACAGTCTTTTGTTCACCCTGGTCAAAACAAAATTGGAATTTAACTGAAATCTGTGTGAGAGAAGTGGTGCCACAGCATTTGCTCTGCTTCAGCATGGAACAACTGTGGCTACAAGAGGTTCATGTAGCAACAGACAGCCGTAGCTTTGGCTGACACTGCAGAGTGGAAAAggtaatataatttattttagttaaaCCAATGAAACAATGCCGTCTCcctcaaaatgttatttttaatgtgtgaaaatatttcttgcaaTACAGATAGTACACATAATTTCTCTTTGGTAAAAGTTTATCTGTGCTGTTACCCTACAATCCATTCATACTGTGGGATTGTTTTTCCTCGTTTCTCCTAAGAAATCGTAGGCCAGCTCTGAGATGTCAAAGGCTGTGTGAGTGTTTTCTGAGGATAGCAGAGACTGAAGGGCACCATCGTTCTCTCGGCTCTTTCTCAGAAAGTCAGCAATCACTTTCCAGCGAGAGGCTTCGGACTCCTCCTCTGCCCACTTGTAGCTGGGGAGCGAAGTGGACCGGAGGAGAGGGAAGGCTGAGTTGTGGTACACCAGGATGAACACAGACTTCAGGAATTCTCGATctttctgcaaagaagaaaagcatttgaaatcaCTTCTATGCAAAAATATGCAGTACTGTCAAGCAGTTCTACATAagagaaaccaaacaaaaacatccaATCAGTCTCCAGTTCCTGGGAGACCAGACCTTTTTAAACAtcagtcaggctggatgagccTCAAACTCAGCACAGAATTATGCTGTGTAAGCTACAGATCAACACATCAGCGCTCCAACTGCTGGAGCCAACACACTGCAGTGGTACACAGCCAAACCCACAGATGCTGCCACCTCTGCTGAGGAGGAACCTTGTGATGCTTATCTGGTCAGTCCCCGTGGTTTTCACAGGCAGGGGGTTCTCTGGAGAAACAGACTATGCTTCCCAACGAGCCATTCAAAGGCATCATAAGCTTCTCAGTGCACTAAAATCCCTGCCCACATCCCTACACCTGATTTTCAGATCAAATCTTACTGCACTCTGCCTGAGGAAGCATTACTGCATAGTTTGATACTAAAATTCATCACTTAAAGAGAAGTTTTAACCTTCTGCAACCCTTTTCTCCATCTGGTGAAGCTGCCTATGTTGAAGCAGCCTGAACTGTCAGGCTTTCTTTTGGTCCTACCTTCAACTTTGGATGTTTTATAGTTGTAAAACATGTTTAATTTAGGTTGGGCAAACAGAGGAGACAACACACTGGAAAGtctaaataaaaagtaaaaagtgaacatcattttcttcctttttaatacTTAATATCTTAGTATTAACTCATCTAGTCTTAATGGCAGCTCCTTCATATCTCCCTACTTATGTTTGTAGTCACATACATTAGAAATGAAAGTCAGTTTGCTGGGGGCAGTGGAAACCCTGAGACCTCTGATAAACATCTCAAAACCTTCCtgatttcagaattattttggtTCAAGCTCTTGCAAAACTAGAAGAGAGCTTTGCactttttcattgctttgcaTGAAGTCTTGTACTGCCAACATTTACCACAGAAAGTTATCTCGTGGGGTATTCATATTTCTTCCTAAAAACACCAGTGTATGAAGAGAAGACTCTTCTCCAGAGCCCTGCATGCAGAAACTGAGTGTGTCTGCTCTTGTCCATGGGGGAGACACACATCCTCTCTGCCCAAATCCCACCTGTCCCTCCAGTGCTCTTGGCAGAGAGATGCAACAATCCCTTGTTCCTCACACCACAAGACTCTGAGCAGGAGGTAGGGCCATTCTCTGTGTAGTTATTTCACATTCTGACAGGGCACTCTACGTATAGAGACAATTATACCCTCCCGTGTTTGCAAAACCTAGAAACTAAGAATCAGCCTGGTCAATTCATCAagcactgcttcagaaaaattTGGATGCCTCCTTTTCCAAACACACTAGTACATAGTCTTCTATGCAAGAAATACAGAGCACTGCCCCCTTGAAAACTCACCTGCCACTCAACCTCTGCTAGG
This genomic stretch from Meleagris gallopavo isolate NT-WF06-2002-E0010 breed Aviagen turkey brand Nicholas breeding stock chromosome 2, Turkey_5.1, whole genome shotgun sequence harbors:
- the LOC104909458 gene encoding nephrocystin-1-like isoform X2, giving the protein MNLLPETLIGSMCYIHLLIFYRQILGDALLRERINMQSAELICNPILATFPQLVDQPDLMDALRKDREFLKSVFILVYHNSAFPLLRSTSLPSYKWAEEESEASRWKVIADFLRKSRENDGALQSLLSSENTHTAFDISELAYDFLGETRKNNPTV
- the MALL gene encoding MAL-like protein, which produces MASASPTAAASQSTLPSGPVVFKTIPYAFILPEIICGAWVWILVAATSVSFPLLQGWVMYVSLTSCLISLLLLVSYLFGLHKNSNNWKVLDSLYHGATAILYMSAAVLQANATINSEFGFRSPVYQLNCAASFFAFITTFLYILHAFSNYYQ
- the LOC104909458 gene encoding nephrocystin-1-like isoform X1, with translation MNLLPETLIGSMCYIHLLIFYRQILGDALLRERINMQSAELICNPILATFPQLVDQPDLMDALRSAWADRERTLKRSEKKDREFLKSVFILVYHNSAFPLLRSTSLPSYKWAEEESEASRWKVIADFLRKSRENDGALQSLLSSENTHTAFDISELAYDFLGETRKNNPTV